In a single window of the Methylophaga frappieri genome:
- a CDS encoding DUF2797 domain-containing protein produces the protein MIAGQLEKMQADLSEHGEVHYTLRLGDQGVAMNELLGQQLHFTYAGQIFCQCCQVKIKKSYSGGFCFPCSQRLAQCDLCFMKPETCHFSQGTCREPEWGLSVCMQEHIVYLANSSGLKVGITRQTQVPTRWLDQGATQALPIFRVQSRYQSGLVEVMFKRHISDRTDWRKMLKGEAPPQDLAKERDQLFESFQDDITALQSQFESGAIRHLYAEPAVDISYPVTRYPDKVTSLNFDKTPEISGKLMGIKGQYLILDTGVLNIRKFTGYQVSLAS, from the coding sequence GTGATCGCAGGGCAACTTGAAAAAATGCAGGCGGATCTGTCTGAACACGGCGAGGTGCATTACACATTACGGTTAGGCGATCAGGGTGTGGCAATGAACGAGTTACTGGGCCAGCAATTACACTTTACCTATGCAGGTCAGATTTTTTGCCAGTGTTGTCAGGTCAAAATCAAGAAAAGTTACAGTGGTGGATTTTGCTTTCCGTGCTCGCAGCGTCTGGCGCAGTGTGATTTGTGTTTTATGAAACCGGAAACCTGCCATTTTTCACAAGGTACCTGTCGTGAACCTGAGTGGGGCTTGTCAGTATGTATGCAGGAGCATATCGTTTACTTGGCGAATAGTTCGGGTCTTAAAGTGGGCATCACCAGGCAGACACAAGTGCCTACACGCTGGTTAGATCAAGGAGCAACCCAAGCGTTACCGATCTTTCGGGTTCAAAGTCGATATCAGTCAGGACTGGTGGAGGTCATGTTCAAACGTCATATCTCAGATCGAACGGATTGGCGGAAAATGCTTAAGGGTGAAGCGCCGCCGCAGGATCTGGCTAAGGAGCGAGACCAGTTATTTGAGTCCTTTCAAGATGATATTACTGCGTTACAGTCTCAATTTGAGTCAGGTGCCATCCGTCATTTATATGCTGAGCCGGCGGTTGATATTAGCTATCCGGTAACCCGATATCCGGACAAGGTTACCTCCCTGAATTTTGATAAAACGCCCGAAATCAGTGGCAAGCTGATGGGCATTAAGGGCCAGTATTTGATATTGGATACCGGCGTACTCAACATCCGAAAATTTACAGGCTATCAGGTATCTTTAGCATCATGA
- a CDS encoding quinone-dependent dihydroorotate dehydrogenase produces MKIYPLLRNLMFRLDAETAHHFGLNGLKWLEWSGLLPLLVKQPVFAPVEVMGLTFANPLGLAAGLDKNGDYIEALSQLGFGFIEVGTVTPRPQPGNTRPRLFRLTDAEAIINRMGFNNKGVEYLSEQVQVARTKNTIVGINIGKNFDTPVADAMSDYLFSLNRVYSYADYVAINISSPNTPGLRNLQFGQALDDLLSALKSAQAALAVQHDRYVPMAVKVAPDISQEELTQLAAAFTRYEIDAVIATNTTLDREQVATVPLAEEKGGLSGRPLFAKSTEIVRQFRQVLPEKMPIIAAGGISSGEDAAAKLAAGAALVQIYSGLIYQGPNLIHDIVTTLKQRT; encoded by the coding sequence ATGAAAATCTATCCATTATTACGTAACCTCATGTTTCGTCTGGATGCGGAAACGGCCCATCATTTTGGTCTAAATGGTCTGAAATGGCTTGAATGGTCAGGCTTGTTGCCCTTGCTGGTGAAACAGCCGGTGTTTGCTCCGGTTGAAGTTATGGGCTTAACGTTTGCCAACCCCCTTGGACTGGCGGCCGGGCTGGACAAAAATGGAGATTATATTGAAGCTCTATCGCAACTTGGTTTTGGTTTTATCGAAGTCGGCACGGTGACGCCTCGTCCGCAACCCGGTAATACACGACCACGATTGTTTCGGTTGACGGACGCTGAGGCGATCATCAATCGTATGGGATTCAATAATAAAGGGGTTGAGTATTTGTCCGAGCAGGTTCAGGTCGCTCGAACAAAAAATACCATTGTCGGCATTAATATTGGCAAAAATTTTGACACCCCGGTTGCTGATGCGATGTCAGATTACTTGTTTAGTTTAAACCGGGTTTATTCCTATGCTGATTATGTGGCGATTAATATATCCTCTCCCAATACGCCGGGGCTACGAAATCTGCAGTTTGGTCAAGCCTTGGATGATTTGCTTTCGGCATTAAAGTCGGCGCAGGCAGCGCTTGCTGTGCAGCATGATCGTTATGTACCCATGGCGGTGAAAGTTGCCCCCGATATCAGTCAAGAAGAATTAACCCAATTGGCAGCGGCTTTTACCCGTTATGAGATTGATGCTGTTATTGCAACCAATACAACCTTAGACCGAGAGCAGGTTGCCACTGTGCCATTGGCCGAAGAAAAGGGCGGACTGAGTGGTCGTCCCTTATTTGCCAAGTCAACGGAAATTGTTCGACAATTCCGTCAAGTGTTGCCTGAGAAAATGCCAATTATCGCCGCTGGCGGAATCAGCAGTGGTGAGGACGCGGCGGCTAAATTAGCGGCTGGTGCGGCGTTGGTTCAGATATATAGTGGCCTGATTTATCAGGGCCCAAATCTGATTCATGACATTGTTACTACTTTAAAACAGAGGACTTAA
- a CDS encoding mechanosensitive ion channel family protein, with the protein MQTGSLIGDLFLNILLAIVIVLVGRVVVRWLIKIARKLMVRANIDPILINFTSTIANVILLLFVLIAALDQLGVDTTSMIAVLGAAGLAVGLAMKDSLQNFAAGVMLIINRPFKLDDFVEVAGVMGIVEKISIFSTIMRTTDNREVIVPNGQIYADTITNYSARDTRRIDMVFGISYDSDLLKAKQLLTDIVTAHPMVLADPAPIIRVGELADNSVNFIVWPWVNRSDFGVAKAELLEQVKLAFDANEITIPFPQMELHLNQPLPESGSKADLDAEPQNS; encoded by the coding sequence ATGCAAACCGGAAGCCTTATTGGCGATCTGTTTCTAAATATTTTGCTGGCGATAGTTATCGTCCTGGTTGGTCGGGTGGTCGTTCGCTGGCTGATAAAAATTGCCCGCAAACTGATGGTCAGAGCTAATATTGACCCGATTCTGATTAACTTTACCAGCACCATTGCCAATGTCATTTTGTTGTTGTTTGTGTTGATTGCAGCGCTGGACCAGCTGGGTGTTGATACCACTTCGATGATTGCTGTGCTGGGTGCGGCTGGCTTGGCTGTCGGTTTAGCGATGAAAGACTCATTGCAGAACTTCGCCGCTGGGGTGATGTTGATTATCAACCGACCTTTCAAGTTGGATGATTTTGTCGAAGTGGCCGGGGTGATGGGGATTGTCGAAAAAATCAGCATTTTCAGCACTATTATGCGCACGACAGATAATCGTGAAGTGATTGTGCCCAATGGTCAGATATACGCAGATACCATCACCAATTATTCGGCACGTGATACACGAAGGATTGATATGGTTTTTGGCATCAGTTACGACAGTGACTTGTTGAAAGCAAAACAACTGTTAACCGATATTGTGACGGCGCATCCGATGGTATTGGCCGATCCAGCCCCGATTATTCGGGTGGGGGAATTAGCAGACAATAGTGTCAATTTTATTGTCTGGCCATGGGTAAATCGTAGTGATTTTGGGGTTGCTAAAGCGGAGTTGCTGGAGCAGGTGAAACTGGCTTTTGATGCTAATGAAATTACCATTCCATTTCCGCAAATGGAGTTGCATCTTAATCAGCCATTACCAGAAAGCGGCTCAAAGGCGGATCTGGACGCCGAACCACAAAACAGCTGA
- the gloB gene encoding hydroxyacylglutathione hydrolase, which translates to MPVHTVPAFTDNYIWLIESAQCRQALIVDPGEAEPVLTALQDAQLTPNAILITHHHADHTGGIEALNHHYDIPVYGPHSEQIKGVTHPIFAGCLIQRDGFPPIYVLDTGGHTPGHISYLIDQKLFCGDTLFAGGCGRLLGGTAPQLFASLMALKSLPDSTRVYCAHEYTEANLAFAQTVEPENTALQQRLIYTRRQRAAGQPTVPSSLAEEKATNPFLRCDEPAVMAAVSEKTGAQLTSPEAVFTALRQWKDNFRSS; encoded by the coding sequence TTGCCTGTTCATACTGTCCCTGCATTTACTGATAATTATATCTGGCTGATTGAGTCGGCGCAGTGTCGGCAAGCATTGATCGTGGATCCAGGCGAAGCAGAGCCGGTTTTGACTGCGCTGCAAGATGCTCAGCTGACCCCAAATGCTATCTTAATCACCCACCACCACGCCGATCACACGGGTGGTATTGAAGCCCTTAACCACCACTATGATATCCCGGTTTATGGCCCTCATAGCGAACAAATAAAAGGCGTCACCCATCCTATCTTTGCCGGCTGTCTTATTCAGCGTGACGGCTTCCCACCTATTTATGTTCTTGACACCGGCGGGCATACGCCTGGCCATATTAGTTATCTTATCGACCAGAAATTATTTTGTGGTGATACCTTATTTGCCGGCGGTTGTGGTCGATTGCTGGGTGGGACAGCGCCTCAGCTTTTTGCCTCATTGATGGCACTGAAATCGCTGCCTGACAGTACCCGTGTGTATTGCGCACACGAATATACGGAAGCGAACCTCGCCTTTGCCCAAACGGTGGAACCGGAAAATACTGCATTACAACAACGGCTTATCTACACACGTCGGCAACGCGCAGCCGGTCAGCCTACCGTTCCCAGTAGTTTGGCTGAAGAAAAAGCAACTAATCCTTTTCTACGTTGTGATGAGCCAGCCGTAATGGCCGCTGTCTCAGAAAAAACCGGTGCCCAGTTAACAAGCCCGGAAGCGGTCTTTACGGCACTGCGGCAGTGGAAAGACAACTTCCGGTCAAGTTAA
- a CDS encoding class I SAM-dependent methyltransferase, with protein sequence MVTRNKTAEARMTDWWRSVNGRAVIRAEQNWLQRHAAGFTGHWQIQLGGGERLLPKINRPCHQQQLLSAPLPLSLPSDSVDQLILAHVLEYVDRPHLLLREADRVLAEQGSLIIFAFNPLSWWGLRKLIQYRAAPWHGHFFSRWRLIDWLTLLDFEIVEKHAMLYQLPWQLPKQSRLESWGSRYWPYFGAITVIVARKNYYRLTPLKTRRQKTPMFVSPALAGKVVSRKGTYETG encoded by the coding sequence ATGGTCACTCGAAATAAAACCGCTGAAGCAAGGATGACAGACTGGTGGCGAAGTGTGAATGGCCGAGCGGTCATTCGCGCTGAGCAAAACTGGTTACAGCGTCATGCTGCCGGGTTTACGGGACATTGGCAAATACAGTTGGGTGGTGGTGAGAGATTATTACCTAAAATCAATCGTCCTTGTCATCAGCAGCAATTGCTTAGCGCCCCGCTGCCCTTGTCTCTGCCGTCTGATAGCGTGGATCAACTGATTCTGGCGCATGTGCTCGAATATGTTGACAGGCCCCACTTGTTGCTCAGAGAAGCCGATCGCGTATTGGCAGAGCAGGGTAGTTTAATTATTTTTGCGTTTAATCCGCTTAGTTGGTGGGGGCTACGGAAACTGATTCAATATCGTGCAGCACCATGGCACGGACATTTTTTTAGTCGTTGGCGCCTGATTGATTGGTTAACCCTGCTGGATTTTGAGATAGTTGAAAAACACGCCATGCTCTATCAATTGCCTTGGCAGTTACCAAAACAAAGCCGACTGGAAAGCTGGGGGAGTCGTTACTGGCCCTATTTCGGTGCCATCACCGTGATAGTTGCCCGAAAGAATTATTATCGATTAACCCCCCTTAAAACGCGTCGGCAAAAGACGCCGATGTTTGTCAGTCCCGCCTTGGCAGGCAAAGTAGTGAGTCGTAAAGGAACGTATGAAACAGGTTGA